The sequence CTGCTCGAGAATATCGAGGGGCTGGTTGAGGACCATCTTCGAGGTCTCACGACCGAAGTAGGCGTTGAGCTCGCGACCGTTGACGGTGACCTGGCCGGTGCCGGGACGAATCCAGACGCGGGCGGTGGCCTCCTTGCGGCGGCCGGTGGCGTAGAAACCGAGTTCCTGGTGGATGGGCATGGACGTTGTCTCCCTTTACGCCTCGACCTCAAACGCGGCCGGCTTCTGGGCGGCGTGAGGGTGGGTGTCACCTGCGTAGACCTTGAGCTTCGTCATCATCTGGCGGCCGAGCGCGTTACGCGGAAGCATGCGGCGCACGGCGTTGATGATGATGTCCTCGGGGTGACGCTGGCGGAGCTTCTCCAGGTTGGTGATCTTGAGGGCACCGGGGAAACCGGCACGGGGATGCCGGTAGTACATCTTGTCCTTCTCCTTCGTGCCCGTCACCTTCACCTTGTCGGCGTTGATGACGATGACATGGTCGCCCGTGTCGATGGACGGCGTGTAGATGGCCTTGTGCTTGCCCTTGAGCAAGGTGGCAATCTGGCTCGCCGCGCGGCCCAGCACCTTGTCGGACACGTCAATGACGTGCCACTGGCGCTTGATGTCCCCAGCCTTCGCGCTGTAGGTCTTCTGCGACATTTCTTTGCACTCCAGACTTCTCGCGGCCGCCGTGTGCATGCCAGGGGCCGCTGCTCGTGCCAAACCAACCGCGGGTCCGTCGTGAAAACTCCACGCTGGCCCGGAAAGGCCGACCGTCCTAGTGGGTGTGGAGGATCAAGTCAAGGTCGGTCCACACCTCCCGCCCGGATTCCCCGTCCCACCTACTCCCACATGCTTGATATGGGGGGCCGGCGAGGGGCGCTCCCCTACCCGGCCGCTCCTCCGGACCGCCCGG comes from Pyxidicoccus parkwaysis and encodes:
- the rplM gene encoding 50S ribosomal protein L13 encodes the protein MSQKTYSAKAGDIKRQWHVIDVSDKVLGRAASQIATLLKGKHKAIYTPSIDTGDHVIVINADKVKVTGTKEKDKMYYRHPRAGFPGALKITNLEKLRQRHPEDIIINAVRRMLPRNALGRQMMTKLKVYAGDTHPHAAQKPAAFEVEA